CGCCGGTACCGCTGTTCGAGGGCCGTTCGGTCCCGCCCCCGGTGGACTTGGAGGACTCGGAGGACTTGGTGTCCTTCGTGTCACCGGTCTTCGTGTCGGTGGTGTTGTTCACGGGCTTCCCACCGGCCCCGGTGTCCGCCCGTAGATCCCCGGCCGGACCCTTGCCGTGCCGGGCCGCGGTGTCCTTCCGGTCCTTGGAACCGGCCGGCCCCTTGCCCTGGGCGCGGTCGGGGTCGGTGCCCGGGACGTAGCCGCCGCCCTCGCCGTTGTCCTTCCACGCCGCCGCGGTTTCCTTGGTCTTCCTGTCGGGCTCGTCCTGCTGCGCCCCCGCCACGATGAAGGGGGTCGCCAGGAGCAGCGCGCCGGCGAAGGCGGCCGCGACCACCATCGGACGCGAGACGCGGCCGGGGCGTTCCGGTGCGTCGTCCGGACCTGCCGAGCCCTCCGCGGGGGGAACGGACGAGGCCGTTGCGGAAGCGGTCGCGGTCGCGGTGGAGGAGGCCGTGGAGGTGGCGGTGGCGGTCTGCTCGGTGGTGGCGGACGCGCTCGCGGTGGCCGATTCGGCGGAGGCAGAGGCAGAGGCGGAGGCAGAGGCGGGAGCAGAGGCGGAGGGGGTCGCTGCCTTCGCCTCGGGTCCGCTTTCCGCTTCCGCGGTGTCCGACGAGGTGGTGGGGGCGCCCACGGCCACGGAGGCGGTGCTGGGGCGGGGGGCGGCCTTCCGGGGCTTCGGTGCCTCCTCCTGGGCCGCTGCCGCTGCTGCGGCTACTGCTGCCGTCGCGTCGTCGCCGTCCGGCTGCTGCTCGGACTCGGACGTGTTCCTGCCGATGGAGACCCCGACCGCGTGCACCACCGCCGCGGTTTCCTCAGCGGGCTCAGCAGGCTCGTCGGGTTCCTCCGGGCCGGACTCCGAAGTGATGGCCGGCATCCGCGCCCCACTGCTGACCTTGCCGCCGGTCGTCATGCTGGTGCCGCTCTCCGTCGACGTGCGGGACGACGGCTCGGACGGTGCGTCCATGGCCTCTCCCCGACCGCGAGCGGACTCGCTCTCCTCGTCGGCTCGCTCTCGCTCCACCGATCGCCCCTCTTTCCCTGCCATTGACCCTTCTCGTCCCTTCGCTCGCTCTTCGGCACAACACCTGACGTTGTGTCACTTCTCGTAGGCCTGGTTCTCGCTCTCGGCGGTCAGCCACGCGATGGCGCGCTGGAGATGGCCTCCCGCACGCTGGAACAGTTCGAACTCGCCCGGTTGCAGGTTCCGCACCCCGAACTCCCTGCTCAGATGGGATTCCAGCACTTGCAGGAGGGGGAACGGGCCACTGGCCGCGGGGCCGGACATCAGCATCTCGTCGGCTTCGAAAAGGCCCTTCTGCCTGATGTTCTCGTGGACCTTCTTGATCAGGGCGTCGATGAAGACGGAGTCCCTCTGCGCGGCGATGAAGTGATTGCCGTAGCCGCCCGTGTGCAGCAGATGTTCCCTCGCGATGCTGATTTGGGTGGCGAGGGGTTCCTCCAGCAGTTGGGCGAGGGGCATGTCGCTCGCCCTCGCCGCGTCGGCCAGCGTTCCTCCCAGGCTCCTATGGTCCCGGATGAGGGGGCCGAACACGGGCAGGTCGTTCCTGCGGAGCTTGGGGACGTTCGGTTCGAGGTCCACCGTCCCCGGCCCCAGGTCCACGTCGGCGTACACACCACCGTGTGTCCTGAGGATGCTGTACCGGGCCAGGTCGGAGGCGAACGGGTACGCCTTGCCCTTGCTCGCCGTCGAATAGGTGGACGCCAGGCGCTCGTCGATGACGCCTTCGATGGTCCTGCGCACCAGTCCCGGCGTGATCCGGATCTTTGCCTTGCTGGTGAGACTCAGCGCCGTGTTCCCGTCCGTCCACAGGTTGGTCCTCCAACCGGCCTGCTTGGCCTTCGCGGTCCAGTCGGCGATGTTCGTGAGCGCGGCCGGGGGGATGTCCCCGCCGATCCAGACGAAGTGGAGCTCGCGCGGGATCTCCGGCGGAGCCGGGATCCCGGTGAGGAGGGGTTCGGCCAGCGAGCGCAGGTCCTTCAGGTGGCTCGGTGGGAGGCCCGAGTCCGCCAGACGACTGAAGAGCAGGTCCACGGCGTCCATGTCGTGCCTGTCGATCGCGGTGAAGAGGTACGCCTGCACCTCCGCCTTGTCACCGGCATGCAGGATCTGCTCGGTGCCGTCGTTGTTCCTGAAGGCGATGTCCAGCGACACCGGTTCGGGCTCGGTCTGCTGTCCTGCCTGCTGGTCGGTCTGCTGCTGGGTTTGTCGGCTCTCCTGGGGCTGCTGATCGGTTTCCGGGGTGTTCGTCGTCGGATCGGGGGAAGCCGTCTGCTCCGTCGTGTCCTGGGTGCTGGTGGGCGGAACGACGTTGAGGGCTTCGAAGATCATGTCCGAGTACGTGGACGTGGAGGCGGGCACGGACGTGGACGGCTGGTCCTCCTGGTCCGACCGGTCCGGAGTGGGCGTCATGTCCTCGATGTCCTCGCCCGCTGTGACCCATCGGCCGCGGCGGCCGGTGACCGGGTCCGAGAGAAGGCCCAGTGCCCCCGAACCGGCATCGGTCACGGTCGTCGGTTTCGCGTGACCGACCGCGACGTCGGGTGCGTACCAGCGGCGTCCGGGTACGGCGCGTGCCGCGTCCGTGAGGAAGCTCCCGCCGTCCGTCGGCCGGGGGCTCGCGGTGTTGCAGGCGACCAGCACGACCGGGGCCGGGGGCTGGGCCGGGTCGCGCAGGGTCTCCATGAAGCGCGCGAACCGGGCCCCGTCGACCACCAGCGGCTTGTCGCCCACCAGGTGGAGTTCGACGCCGTCCTCGGAACCGTGCGCGTCGAAGAAGAGCGGGCCGACCGGCTTCTTCGACCCTTGCTCCTTCGCCTTCTGGGACTGTGCGTCGGCCTGCCAGGGAACCTTGCCGGTCGCGGGACCCTCGTCGGTGTCGAGGACGTACGTCCCGTCGCCCACGGCCCGGTGGTGCGTGAACACCGTTCCGTCCTGCCGGTACGTGGCGTAGAAGTCCTTGCGGGGGCCCCAGTCCTGCGGGTTGTGGGACGCGTACCCCAGGGTGCGGCCGTCGGCGCCACGGATCACCTGGAGGCCCTCGTACACACGGCCGTAGGAGATTTGGCGACCGTCCTTGCCCGTGAGGACGGCGTCCGGTGTCGCGTGGGCGGACGTCGACAGGGGCGGCGGTCCGTCCGAGGGCCAGGAGAGCGGAGAGGACGGCGCGGAGAGGCCGTCCTCGGCGAGGGGCGATGTCGTCCGGCCGTTGGAGAAGAACTTCTGCGTTCCGGAGAAGAAGGAGGAGGAAGAGCCGGTTTCGTGACCGGTGGGGTTCCTGCGCAGCGTGCCGGTGAGCCTGCCCAGCCTCTCCCGCAGGGCGCCGGAACGTCCGACGGACTGCGACACCGGCTCGTCCGGGACGTTCAGGGACGCGGTCTCCTGGTTCGCGCTCTCGGCCGTCACCCACTCCAGGTCGATCCAGGTGTTCCGGACGGCCTCCGTGGGCTTGAACCTGGCCGCTCCCCGCTGCGTGCCCTCCTGCTGGGACGGGTTCCTCCCCATCCCGTAGCTGTTCATCATTTTGTCGATGAACCCCGGGCCCGTGATGCCGGCCACGTTCCGCTCCCGCATCTCCTTCTTCCTCGCCTCCCACAGGAGGTCCGCGTACTCCTTGCCCCTCTTCTTCCCGAGATCCTTTTCGTACTGGTCCACGAGCCCCTTCTTGCTCACGAGGTTGTCCAGCAGATAGTTCAGGAAGGGGTTCTGCGGGTGGGCGGCGATGAACTGGTTGCCGTACTCGCCGGTCTCGTAGCAGTGCACGGCGGCGTCGCGGATGTTCTCCGGGGTCAGGAGCGCGGGCGCCTGCTCCTCGGTGATCGTGAGCGGTTCGGTGACGGGGACGGTGAGCGGTTCGGCGGTCGAGGACTGCGTGGTGTTCGGCGTGGCGGGGCCGAGCCTCTTGCGTACGCTTTCCTCGTCCCGGAGCAGGGGGCCGAGCATGGGCAGGACGTCGCCGTGCGACATCTGTACGCCGCCCTGCGGCAGGTCGAGCCGGCCGGGCGCCAGGTCCACATCCATGTACACCCCGCCCTGCTCACGGAGGATCGTGTACCGGGCGACGTCCGAGGCCATGGCGTAACTCCGGTACTCCTGGCCCATTTTGTAGAGATTCCTGGCCTTCGCCAACGGGTCCTTGAAGGAGAGGTCGTGCCAGTTCTTCTCGAAGAGCTGGTCGACGGAAGGGTTCTTGACCTGGCGGGTCCGCGCGAGTTCCGCCAGGAACGCCTGGTTGTTCTTCGCGCCCTCCTTGTCGGTCCAGAGCTTCATCTCCCAGCCCGCCTCGTCGGCCTTGGCCGCCCAGTCCCGGAGGTTCGTGCGGGCGGCCCGGGTCATCTCGCCGCCCAGCCAGACGAAGTGCAGGCTCTTGGGGATCGGCTGCTGGTTCTCGGTACCGCCGCCCAGCGTCAGCCCGCCGGGCGTGGCGGACGACTGCGTCCCGGAAGGGGAGTTGAGCAGGAGCGGGCCGGTCCTGTGCCGGGAATCCGTGGGGGCCGGGGCCGGGGCCGGGGTGTCCAGCGCGGTCAGGTCGGTCGGTGCGGTCGAGGTGCTCGGTGCGGTCGAGGTGCTCGGTCCGGTTGAGGTGTTCGATGCGGTTGAGGTGTTCGGGGCGTTGGGGGTGCTCCCGCCGGCGGCCATCCACCGGCCCGGACGCTGGGTTTCCGGCACCGGGAGCAGCGCGAACACGCCGGTGTCGACGTGCCCGCCCGTTCCGCTCCTCGACGCCACGTGGCCCACGGCGACATCGGGTGCGTACCAGCGGCGTCCGGGCATGGCCCGTGCCGCGTCCGTGAGGAAGCTCCCGCCGTCCGTCGACCGGATGCTCGCGGTGTTGCAGGCGACCACCACGACCGGGGCCGGGGGCTGGGCCGGGTCGCGCAGCGTCTCCATGAAGTGCGCGAACTGGGCCCCGTCGACCTCCAGCGGAAGTTCGCCGCGGATGTGGAGCTTGACGCCGTTGCGGGAGCCGTGCGCGTCGAAGAAGAGCGGCTCCGGCTGCCTCTGGCCGGGGGACGTGCTGCTCGTGCCGGTGCGCCAGGGGGACTCGGGGGGCGGGGCGGTCCTGTCGGTGAGGGGGACGAACTTTCCGTTGTCCGTCTTCCGGTAGGACGTGGAGGACAGTTCGTCCGCACGGTACTTGGCGTAGAAGCCCTCGCGCGGAGCCCAGTCCGTGTCGCTGTGCGACGCGTACCCGACGACGGACCCGGAGGCGTCGCGGATCGTCCGGAGGTTCTCGCGGACCTTCTCGTACGAGACCTTCCGGCCGTCGCTGCCCACGAGCTCGCCCAGGGACTGCGTGGTTCGTGCGGGCGGCTCCGACGACATGCGGAGGCCGCCCGAACCCGTCTCGTTGGTCGGCAGGACCGTGGGCCGCGTCCGCGTCCCGCCGGACCGCTGGGTGAGGTTCCCGAGGGCGGTGCTCATGCGCCGGATCAGGGTGCTTCGCGCGGACGGCGCGGACTTTGCCGGGGGAGTCTCCTGGTTCTCGCTCTCGGGCGTCACCCACTCCAGACCGGTCCAGTTCTCCCAGTCGGACAACTGGACACGGAACCGGGTGTGCCCCGGGGCGGAGAAGCCCCTCGGGCCGCCGACGGCCTGCGGGGGTCTGGTGTGCTCCACCAGTTGTTTCCAGATGAAGAGCGGGCCGGACTTCTCGCCGACGTTCTTCTCCTTCATGGCCATTTCCAGAATGGCCCTGGCGTACTGGTCCTGGTTGTCGGGGTCCGGAAGGGCGTGCAGGACCCGCCTCATGAAGGAACTCCCGGGGTGAGCGGCCAGGAACTGGTTGCCGAAATCCCCCTTCTCGTACGCCGCGACGGCGGCCTCCCGGACACGGCCCGTGATCGGGGCCTCCTCGTCGAGGCCGAGGGTCCTGCGCACGCCGGACGCATCCCGCAGCAGCGGGCCGAGCATCGGAAGGGTGTCATCGCCCTTCGGCAGCAACAGGCCGTCGGGAGGCAGCACCACGGTTCCCGGCCCCAGGTCCACGTCGAGGTAGACCCCGCCGTGCTTGTGGAGGAGCGCGTACCGGGCGACGTCGGACGCCATCGCGAAGCTGTTCAGTTTCTTCGCGGCCCGGTACAGGGCGGTGGCGTGGGGCGGGATCCTTTCCCCGGTGGGGCCCTTCTCCGGGGCGAACAGGGACTTGGTCGGCCTGTGCCGGACGGTGTCGGGGGCGGAGGCGACGAGGTCCTTCAGGAATCCCTCGTTGCTACGGCCTCCCGCGCTGTTCGTCCAGACCGAGATCTTCCAGTCGGCTTCCTGCGCCTTCTGCACCCAGTTCCGAATGTTGGCGCGGGCCGCTTCCTCCAGCGGGCCGCCCATCCAGACGAAGTTGATTTCCTTGGGGATCGCGGTGAGCGGTCCGCTGCCGCTGCCCACGAAGTGGGTCGGGGCGGCGGGAGCAGTCGTCGTCGGCACCGGCGGGCTCTCGACGATCTCGGACCGCGTCGCGTCGGCGTGCTGCGCCGAGGAAGCCCCGGCGTGCTGTGCCGAGGAAGAGGCATCGGCGTCGGTGCCAAGGTCTGTGCCGGCGTCGGTGTCGGCGTTGAGCAGCGGGTCGTTCGCCTCGGTGGCCTCGGTGGCCTCGGTGGCCTCGGTGGCCTCGGTGGCCTCGGTGGCGTCGGTGGCGTCGGTGGCCTCGGTGGCGTCGACGGCCACGGCGGCCACGGCGGCCCGGTACAGGTTGTCCGCGAGGTGCAGCACGACGCCGGGCGGCCGGGTCTCCCCTGCCGTGGCCGGCCCCGCCGTGGTCGGTCCCGTGGCGTCGAACGTCTGATGGTTCAGGTCCTCCTGCACCACGGTCACGGGAATTCCCAGCACCCGGGCCGCGAGCAGCGCCGTCAGGTCTCCCGCGCCGTGGTTCCAGCCGGCGTCCTTGCGGTGGCCGATCTGTTCGCCCGCCGGGCGCAGCAGCGCCACGAGCGCCAGGTCCAGCCGCTGGACCGGGGTCAGCCGGGCGGCCACGGCCTGCGGGAGACGGTAGCGCCCGTCGACGTACTCGACTTCTTCGTGCTCGCTGAGTGTGACCCTGGCGTCGGCCAACTCCTGGGCGGTGAACCGCTCCTGGGGGTCGATCGCGAGGAACGCCGCGAGCTCCTCGCGGTCCGCCCGCAGCTGCTCGGCGAGCCGTTGCTTCAACCGTACGACGTCGGCCCCGGGCAGGCCCTTCCCGTGCGGCCTGCGCAGCGCCAGTTCGGTGAGCAGCCCGGGGCGGGCCCGCTCGACCGCGTCGAGGAGCGCGCGGTGGAAGCTCGTACCGATGTCGAGGGACGGGGGCGTGCTGCTCGGCGGCTCCACGAGTTCGAGGACCCGGCCGTCCGGGTCCTTCAGAGCGACCGTCCGGCCCTCCGCGTCCTCGCGGTGGACGGTGTACGGCTCCGGGCGGGACGTCGCGTCGGACGGGCGGACGTGGCCCTCGGGTTCCGGCTCGGGGTGCCAGGGGGTGAACTCCTGCCCCGGGGCGCGCGGCCCGAAGACCTGGGCGGCGGACGCCGTCGCCGCCTCGAAGTTCGCCAGGGCCAGGGCGATTTCACGGTGGGCCGCGGGCAACTGCTCGATCGCCCGGTCGTACACCGGCTGCGTCGTCCGCTGGGTGTCCCGGGCCCGGTCGAGCCGGGCGCGCGCCTCCTCGCCCGCCCGCGCCTTCTCGGCCCTCCGCTCCTGGGCCTTGGCCTCCTTGATGGTCTGCCGGGCGGCCCGGGCCGCTTCCAGGGCCGACCGGTACGCGGCGTCCGCCGCCCGCAGGCGCTGTGCCGCGCCCGCCGCCTTGATCTGCTCCCAGCGCACGGGGGCGACCTCTGCCAGGGGCCGGCTGCCGTCGAGCCAGCTCGCCGTCCGGTCGAGGACCTCCTTCCGCTCGACGAGGACCAGTGGTTCGGTGAAGGCCTCGGTGGGGGAGGGGTAGCCGGGGACCGTGACCGGGGTCTGCTCGGTGGCCGGTGCGGCCCCGGTGTCCTCGCTCCACGGGACCGGCGGCGTACCGGTGGGGCGGGGCCCGCTGATGGTGTAGTGGTCGACGGCCCGCCAGGCGGCCCCGGCCGCACCGGCGAGACGCCGCTCGGCGGCTGCGAGGTCGCGGCGGTGGTTGGCCAGGTCCTGGTGCGCCTCGGCGTACCGGACGAGCGCGGCGGCGAGCCGCTGTTTCGCCGCGGCCACCGGGGCGGGGTCCTCTGCGGGGCGCTCCGTGGGGCCCTCTGCGGGGGCTTCCGCAGGACGCTCCGAGGAGTCCTCTGCGGGGGCTTCCGCAGGGCGTTCCGCGGGTGAGAGCTGTCGGAGCTCCTCGTGGAGGGTGGCCACCTCGTCGCCGAGCGCGCGCAGCCGGCGCTCGGCCGTCTCCACCAGGGTGGCGGCCTCGGTGTACTTCTTGGTCTGCTCCTTCACGATCTTCGCGGCGGCCTCGACCTCGGCCGGCAGCAGACCGTGCTCCCGGGCGACGTCGAACGAGACCCACATGGTCACGCCGTCCTGCACCGTGTGCTCGACGGTCACCGGGTGCCGGGAGGCGGCCCCGGAGGGCGACACGGCTGCGAGCACCGTCGAGACGACCGGCATGTCCTTGATCCGGCGCGTCGCCGTCGCCGTCTGCCACACGTGGAGCGGGGCCCGGACCAGCACGGCGCCGCCCGCGAAGGGCTTGAGCGTGTTCAGCGCGGAGGTCCGGCGGTCCGCGGCGCCGCCCGACGCGTCGGAGTCCGTCCAGCCGGGCATGGTGCCGGTGGACTGGACCATGGGCTGGGTCTGGAAGCCCGGGCCCAGGGTCAGCGCCGGGGTGTGCGTGTCGGTGGTGTCCCCGGTGTAGGTGTCGTTCTCCATGGTCCGCCGGCTGCCGCTGATACCCGCTCCCGGATCCACCGCCAGCAGCACGGTCCCGGACAGGTCGACGCCCACGGAGATCTTCAGGTCCGCGTCGGTCCCGCCGATCTCCGACGTGGTGTCGTGCAGGGTGACGGTCAGGGAGTCCCGGACCATCTGCGGGAAGTAGGCGCTCAGCACGTCGGAGTTGATGCCGCCGTTGAGCACCTCGCCGGCGGCGGTGCCGGGCCGGGTCAGCGGGGACTTCCCCACGTACGGGTTCTCGGCGTTCCCCGGTATCGCCGTCGCGGTGTCCGTCGTGGAGCGGCTACCGGAGACGGCACGGTCCACGGCGTACGCCCCGGCCTCCCGGAGCGCGGTGATGCCGCCGACGGTGGTGACGACGACGTGCTCCGGCCCGGTGGCGAACAGGTTCTTGCCCGCCGTGTACGCCTCGCGGAGGGCCACCGTCCCGTCCGTCCGGCGGGGGAGCAGCCGGGGGCGTGCGGGGGGCGGCGGATCCGTCACGGGCGCCGGGACCTCCTGCGGGCGGGCCAGGCTCAGCGGCAGGACCACCTCGGTGTCGCCGACGTCATACGTCCTGCTCACCGGCGGCTTGCCGGACAGCTCCAGGGCGAAGGTGACCCGGAACGCGGCCCGGCCGCTCACCACCGGCCCCTCGAAGGCCACCTGGGCGCTGACCGCGTCGGTGACGGCGTGCGCGAGGGCGGAGGAGCTGGTGGAGCCGGCCTTGTCGTCGAGGGTGAAGCCGGTGTTGCGGACGACGTTGTTGCCGACGGTGGGCGCCTCGGCCAGCCGGTAGCCGGCATCGCGCCCGCGCGCCAGCTTCTCCGTGACGGTCTCCGCCGTGGTCGTGGGCCGGGTGATCGTGGGCTTCACGTCGTGGCGCAGCCCGCCCCGGGTGGGGCCGCCCCGTTCCAGGGTCACGGTGAGCCTGGCGTTCCTGGTCGACCAGACCTTGTTGCGCACCAGGCGC
The nucleotide sequence above comes from Streptomyces sp. ML-6. Encoded proteins:
- a CDS encoding glycosyltransferase: MAGAGGKAGAGTGAAGRTISEGSARELGENLGNILGRTSDSLNHVGADGARGAAAGAVGREVVKDFANAFEKNLGGSLGNETARNLGREYGEALVKNWGGKADWQGLTHSLDDALKPYAKHLGESGVRALSHDLPGSLVQTISKNIEGNLGYRIGNLIGGLAGDTAHAVVTEGMYNLIFGPDHTFKVSGWTAAAGAAGGLMGRGLGHGFQTLHQSMQGSGPAATPPPRPPVFSSDSPSAPTATPRPSTESGATVRDGSGTVREGSGTVRDGSGAKADTDTSTDAGTRTNTRTNADADADAGTNTDSKPSTRPVTESGPDTRFLRDGDEAASDGGTPFPRGNDTGVPHHSSDASAPSFATSSDSGTTSFGSDQRHSTGDTPGTTSGDTISGDTASGPSVPPLVPDVSETPVPPDMVSEVDLLLNSLPDDVPAPLSPDTVTDVNNLLADLPDVPDTPLPGNTPPDVNNLLADLPDVPDTPLPGNNPPPDVAGLLADLPEVPRHDLPSPSGDDSAGPSATRSDDSGPGRRGGDDFEQLQNRLNRLKDRQDTPDTDQDAELAARFERLTDGNGPSGSGRPARVDMLREQYRLALQDEAAGTSKSDGSKSDGSEPDGSKPDGPESDGDDLVFPDVPQHGPGALPGPENTPDLVFPDVPLTAPGSGSGSGSEGGSQHGTPRVESDGGGDNGRGTDKSGADKNGADESGSDDPSGPMRTETPDDPLPFPDGFDSDVDALITRLEELGSVSDGPATRLDEQLPAVPDTVPAAERRRLDAEVRRELDSLLADARRVDVDSDVRQRLDEGIRSDLRAGRHSEAARKLRELDDLVAVHGLGERLRHFRSHVDGGYEARAAQLGMRRTEWLRHALDIEQSALTNDRHRTTQLLDEFENRLGTLRTELEALGDHSPEALQQRLDDTARAEAEAAGMDRERIREWEERRSQAETPEDLHRVQSEYRAELETSRRLSDLRELGASEAELASWKRRFEGQGRGDDLDAQYERRLDTLRSEAELAGFQERLDALRAGDFAQDPADRPTTRPDEDVPEGARYENDRWLEERLDRLSEGTDAPRLSREERQQWETRRAEAEDPAAREAVERAQLDRMEALERDRRLRTLADGGPTGAERTPEQQATWQARLDEAAGDPRAVDRVLDDYDAETARLRHEGRESLEHELRSPDRLRNLDQRIDRSLDKLPEAVREQAARDARTLVERLRDLKPSDSPGSPDSSDRSPFRPDDTPESPLGDGSAPGNNTRVQNMDLPDGSGRGNAETNRPPAPRPDTDPTNSPSTSGEPRRRAGSNGDEQRPTTPGEQMEPLRRQERTRESGGTDKDGTRSQDREDLPSPNTRRIRTQSGDETDTTSETEVRSRTDSEQENHSGTHQKQEPRPEADPEHNTRPETHQEHNTRPETDPEGDTRSETAPGKTDDSNAGNSLPHDSHRSRRRNDEPPGGPGGDRTPGGSEQDAATSPQTARDKALGALSADEYEQRMYRAYRASPAYQARLDQPNLVPDEQLRDEVFRRDEQLRDEVFRRMENPGEPVVKPSFADPLLESDVPPLPQQPADKFITFDDNAMLPRSLHGHGHGHGKITLRGVDGLVESIATNLRLRPDALDELKLVLTQSPHTLLNRRAFVLPTLDGGHREISLELESYGNWRRHAEPSPLAVPPTATTAQVGTTSAENAESSKGAGTGESSKSAENTKSTDTEATKTKAKDDDAPVKVETEMRARPGATETKTLGTSRAFGLAIPLTAAPVPFTGFGSLAFNVRRMEASYTYSQESRAQSSVTAVGKAGSHLHVSDLHVTVESPHVWDKKGRELLADQQPTTPPRHYRIRDGVAWRVPDSVTDPAIPDRLPDKIGFAADDRPRLLAPLSVTTETRLLDWLLRNYPEAAPGTFLRRQLAELVGDESLRLMIAQSYGETVISAPLFADPKGRSLGSLEFRLTPVEATLLQASDKTEIKKADAQRLTATTEKRNTQGGGLALSLGPQVSPLQPVTALGIQLSGTAGASTQRAESSYSGNTAESVRTLNSRGHSGLYDIRFRIELRKQGGRWESPRQETAADQEVFLRATVQLPRAEARRLAGWDDGIAPVPDAEAPPAPAYLSPSDPATFGLHAVLELSATQPPESPTPIFLANELADRILAGLHRAHPGLVLPPLAEGRTIEGDRTIEGNRTYNNAVRNTHLLRQAVSRAVLGGSLDRLVSTGLRIQLEQLDNVLKRYVVVTLRARATNRRFRGTHHDLGLANNLLSTRRADSATTRTHGLTFGFDLGLTGIRSLGPADTGGYGGTASVGYRYTRQTAYGMTYGPTLTPDGGITSSGAQHLWAYDLSFTAEATSFSRPRQLLRTATGELLSTRWFVKEAPGSIDVLDTGGRTAQGDAPTAPASVTGHVILAVPASLSVAPSPLTAPGLVAPAPRPDTASVAFTPMTPAMAELLSSGKPVPPESWASHPLFEGLHQVQSVTRPEIVVDHLKQLLASVSHNSWVYRMDGTPASGALAEAFASGRNEADFSDAAQTGKHVSDLFGRTAVTDITASVSAWPAVRRPRVIAVVDSTDLALSAIGSGTSGAGHSVAHVRGHAVSGLLGFRAKHTDALQTAGTYGITATPYQSTRTATTALTFSTNPVHTVQYTGPMALVSADVAWHLAARSQPSGLLQRPMNLVRGRRPEGRIVEIPDGLLVWVPLAEARRAGLFDDGLAAPPPQPLYTAVPAAGHATLTVGRIDLVRAIGRFTDELRTVLPSHKDWLGPAHLLEDQLGNMARQMAALSPSGVRALQTGMENGGTSLRLVRNKVWSTRNARLTVTLERGGPTRGGLRHDVKPTITRPTTTAETVTEKLARGRDAGYRLAEAPTVGNNVVRNTGFTLDDKAGSTSSSALAHAVTDAVSAQVAFEGPVVSGRAAFRVTFALELSGKPPVSRTYDVGDTEVVLPLSLARPQEVPAPVTDPPPPARPRLLPRRTDGTVALREAYTAGKNLFATGPEHVVVTTVGGITALREAGAYAVDRAVSGSRSTTDTATAIPGNAENPYVGKSPLTRPGTAAGEVLNGGINSDVLSAYFPQMVRDSLTVTLHDTTSEIGGTDADLKISVGVDLSGTVLLAVDPGAGISGSRRTMENDTYTGDTTDTHTPALTLGPGFQTQPMVQSTGTMPGWTDSDASGGAADRRTSALNTLKPFAGGAVLVRAPLHVWQTATATRRIKDMPVVSTVLAAVSPSGAASRHPVTVEHTVQDGVTMWVSFDVAREHGLLPAEVEAAAKIVKEQTKKYTEAATLVETAERRLRALGDEVATLHEELRQLSPAERPAEAPAEDSSERPAEAPAEGPTERPAEDPAPVAAAKQRLAAALVRYAEAHQDLANHRRDLAAAERRLAGAAGAAWRAVDHYTISGPRPTGTPPVPWSEDTGAAPATEQTPVTVPGYPSPTEAFTEPLVLVERKEVLDRTASWLDGSRPLAEVAPVRWEQIKAAGAAQRLRAADAAYRSALEAARAARQTIKEAKAQERRAEKARAGEEARARLDRARDTQRTTQPVYDRAIEQLPAAHREIALALANFEAATASAAQVFGPRAPGQEFTPWHPEPEPEGHVRPSDATSRPEPYTVHREDAEGRTVALKDPDGRVLELVEPPSSTPPSLDIGTSFHRALLDAVERARPGLLTELALRRPHGKGLPGADVVRLKQRLAEQLRADREELAAFLAIDPQERFTAQELADARVTLSEHEEVEYVDGRYRLPQAVAARLTPVQRLDLALVALLRPAGEQIGHRKDAGWNHGAGDLTALLAARVLGIPVTVVQEDLNHQTFDATGPTTAGPATAGETRPPGVVLHLADNLYRAAVAAVAVDATEATDATDATEATEATEATEATEATEANDPLLNADTDAGTDLGTDADASSSAQHAGASSAQHADATRSEIVESPPVPTTTAPAAPTHFVGSGSGPLTAIPKEINFVWMGGPLEEAARANIRNWVQKAQEADWKISVWTNSAGGRSNEGFLKDLVASAPDTVRHRPTKSLFAPEKGPTGERIPPHATALYRAAKKLNSFAMASDVARYALLHKHGGVYLDVDLGPGTVVLPPDGLLLPKGDDTLPMLGPLLRDASGVRRTLGLDEEAPITGRVREAAVAAYEKGDFGNQFLAAHPGSSFMRRVLHALPDPDNQDQYARAILEMAMKEKNVGEKSGPLFIWKQLVEHTRPPQAVGGPRGFSAPGHTRFRVQLSDWENWTGLEWVTPESENQETPPAKSAPSARSTLIRRMSTALGNLTQRSGGTRTRPTVLPTNETGSGGLRMSSEPPARTTQSLGELVGSDGRKVSYEKVRENLRTIRDASGSVVGYASHSDTDWAPREGFYAKYRADELSSTSYRKTDNGKFVPLTDRTAPPPESPWRTGTSSTSPGQRQPEPLFFDAHGSRNGVKLHIRGELPLEVDGAQFAHFMETLRDPAQPPAPVVVVACNTASIRSTDGGSFLTDAARAMPGRRWYAPDVAVGHVASRSGTGGHVDTGVFALLPVPETQRPGRWMAAGGSTPNAPNTSTASNTSTGPSTSTAPSTSTAPTDLTALDTPAPAPAPTDSRHRTGPLLLNSPSGTQSSATPGGLTLGGGTENQQPIPKSLHFVWLGGEMTRAARTNLRDWAAKADEAGWEMKLWTDKEGAKNNQAFLAELARTRQVKNPSVDQLFEKNWHDLSFKDPLAKARNLYKMGQEYRSYAMASDVARYTILREQGGVYMDVDLAPGRLDLPQGGVQMSHGDVLPMLGPLLRDEESVRKRLGPATPNTTQSSTAEPLTVPVTEPLTITEEQAPALLTPENIRDAAVHCYETGEYGNQFIAAHPQNPFLNYLLDNLVSKKGLVDQYEKDLGKKRGKEYADLLWEARKKEMRERNVAGITGPGFIDKMMNSYGMGRNPSQQEGTQRGAARFKPTEAVRNTWIDLEWVTAESANQETASLNVPDEPVSQSVGRSGALRERLGRLTGTLRRNPTGHETGSSSSFFSGTQKFFSNGRTTSPLAEDGLSAPSSPLSWPSDGPPPLSTSAHATPDAVLTGKDGRQISYGRVYEGLQVIRGADGRTLGYASHNPQDWGPRKDFYATYRQDGTVFTHHRAVGDGTYVLDTDEGPATGKVPWQADAQSQKAKEQGSKKPVGPLFFDAHGSEDGVELHLVGDKPLVVDGARFARFMETLRDPAQPPAPVVLVACNTASPRPTDGGSFLTDAARAVPGRRWYAPDVAVGHAKPTTVTDAGSGALGLLSDPVTGRRGRWVTAGEDIEDMTPTPDRSDQEDQPSTSVPASTSTYSDMIFEALNVVPPTSTQDTTEQTASPDPTTNTPETDQQPQESRQTQQQTDQQAGQQTEPEPVSLDIAFRNNDGTEQILHAGDKAEVQAYLFTAIDRHDMDAVDLLFSRLADSGLPPSHLKDLRSLAEPLLTGIPAPPEIPRELHFVWIGGDIPPAALTNIADWTAKAKQAGWRTNLWTDGNTALSLTSKAKIRITPGLVRRTIEGVIDERLASTYSTASKGKAYPFASDLARYSILRTHGGVYADVDLGPGTVDLEPNVPKLRRNDLPVFGPLIRDHRSLGGTLADAARASDMPLAQLLEEPLATQISIAREHLLHTGGYGNHFIAAQRDSVFIDALIKKVHENIRQKGLFEADEMLMSGPAASGPFPLLQVLESHLSREFGVRNLQPGEFELFQRAGGHLQRAIAWLTAESENQAYEK